One segment of Ipomoea triloba cultivar NCNSP0323 chromosome 12, ASM357664v1 DNA contains the following:
- the LOC115999826 gene encoding trihelix transcription factor ASIL2-like, producing MEGPAAQTKPRPHAGGREDCWSEGATETLIEAWGDRYLKLNRGNLRQKDWKEVADAVNSRGNGVKPQRTDVQCKNRVDTLKKKYKLEKSKSSPSIWPFYDRLDFLVGTNAATPPSLNRKSTTITLTVKPGSSPNSTKPPALVYSGGSSKPNSSGSNNSSLGGAGDDDLLFTGPGKKRKLDYVDLSEETTAYKELARAILRFGEIYERIESSKQQQIMELEKQRMEFSKDLEVQRMNMFMEAQLQLEKSKRTAKHSPAAGNEAVGEAT from the exons ATGGAGGGCCCCGCCGCGCAGACTAAGCCGCGGCCCCACGCCGGGGGCCGAGAGGACTGCTGGAGCGAAGGAGCCACGGAGACGCTGATCGAGGCTTGGGGCGACCGTTATCTCAAGCTTAACAGAGGTAACCTCCGTCAGAAGGACTGGAAGGAGGTGGCTGACGCCGTTAATTCTCGCGGGAACGGCGTTAAGCCGCAGCGGACCGATGTTCAGTGCAAGAACCGTGTGGATACTCTGAAGAAGAAGTATAAGCTCGAGAAATCGAAATCCTCGCCGTCGATTTGGCCGTTCTACGACCGCCTCGATTTCCTCGTCGGGACTAACGCCGCTACTCCGCCGTCTCTCAACAGAAAATCTACCACCATCACGCTCACCGTCAAGCCCGGATCGAGCCCTAACAGCACAAAACCGCCCGCCCTAGTTTACTCCGGCGGCTCCTCCAAGCCCAATTCTAGCGGCTCTAACAACAGCTCCCTTGGCGGCGCCGGCGACGATGACCTGCTCTTTACCGGCCCAGGAAAGAAGCGTAAACTCGACTATGTCGATCTATCGGAGGAAACTACGGCATACAAGGAATTAGCCCGCGCGATTTTAAGATTTGGGGAGATATACGAGAGGATTGAGAGCTCGAAACAGCAGCAGATTATGGAACTGGAGAAGCAGAGGATGGAATTCTCCAAAGACCTTGAGGTTCAGAGGATGAATATGTTCATGGAAGCTCAGTTGCAGCTCGAAAAATCGAAACGCACTGCTAAGCATTCTCCTGCTGCAg GAAACGAAGCTGTAGGCGAGGCGACTTGA
- the LOC115998629 gene encoding LOB domain-containing protein 21, producing the protein MKNHQEPRSSSSCAACKFLKRRCVPNCQFAPYFRSDEPKKFAKVHKVFGASNVSKILNEVPEEQREDTVNSLVYEAEVRLRDPVYGCIGAIASLQRRMAELQNDLVLARARLAFYATANPPTAPASSSSSSSFFNYDPNLPSSYLDFQPSGGFSGNYDHQNSLILDHTGSLNQFGQFPFP; encoded by the coding sequence ATGAAGAATCATCAGGAGCCACGCTCAAGCTCATCCTGCGCCGCCTGCAAGTTCTTGAAGCGCCGCTGCGTCCCCAACTGCCAATTCGCGCCCTATTTCCGCTCCGACGAGCCCAAGAAATTCGCCAAAGTCCACAAGGTCTTCGGCGCCAGCAATGTGAGCAAGATCCTCAACGAGGTCCCCGAGGAGCAGCGCGAGGACACCGTTAATTCCCTCGTCTACGAGGCCGAGGTTCGACTCAGGGACCCTGTCTACGGCTGCATTGGCGCCATCGCCTCTCTCCAGCGCCGCATGGCTGAGCTCCAGAATGATCTCGTCCTCGCCAGAGCTCGCCTCGCTTTCTACGCCACCGCTAATCCCCCCACGGCCCCGGCttcctcttcatcttcctcctccttctttaattatgatccCAATTTGCCCTCCTCTTACCTCGATTTTCAACCCTCCGGTGGCTTCTCCGGCAACTATGATCACCAGAATTCTCTCATCCTTGATCACACCGGATCACTCAATCAATTCGGCCAATTCCCATTCCCTTAA